One segment of Prionailurus bengalensis isolate Pbe53 chromosome E3, Fcat_Pben_1.1_paternal_pri, whole genome shotgun sequence DNA contains the following:
- the FBXL19 gene encoding F-box/LRR-repeat protein 19 isoform X6 yields MRRSLTAGSALDAPRKAGPARIQVKGGRERHLKKKPKPPLASAEGPAVPSPSPQREKLERFKRMCQLLERVPDTSSSSSDSDSDSDSSGTSLSEDEAPGEARNGRRPARGSSGEKENRGGRRAVRPGSGGPLLSWPLGPAPPPRPPQLERHVVRPPPRSPEPDTLPLAAGSDHPLPRAAWLRVFQHLGPRELCICMRVCRTWSRWCYDKRLWPRMDLSRRKSLTPPMLSGVVRRQPRALDLSWTGVSKKQLMWLLNRLQGLQELVLSGCSWLSVSALGSAPLPALRLLDLRWIEDVKDSQLRELLLPPPDTKPGQTESRGRLQGVAELRLAGLELTDASLRLLLRHAPQLSALDLSHCAHVGDPSVHLLTAPTSPLRETLVHLNLAGCHRLTDHCLPLFRRCPRLRRLDLRSCRQLSPEACARLAAAGPPGPFRCPEEKLLLKDS; encoded by the exons GTGAAAGGAGGCCGAGAGAGGCACCTGAAGAAG AAACCAAAGCCGCCTTTGGCCTCTGCTGAGGGCCCGGCAGTGCCGTCCCCATCGCCACAGAGGGAGAAGCTAGAACGTTTCAAGCGCATGTGCCAGCTGCTGGAGCGGGTGCCTGACACCTCCTCGTCCTCCTCAGACTCGGATTCTGACTCCGACTCTTCAGGCACATCGCTGAGTGAGGATGAGGCCCCTGGCGAGGCCCGGAATGGGCGACGGCCAGCCCGGGGCAGCTCGGGCGAGAAGGAGAACCGCGGGGGGCGGCGGGCTGTGCGCCCTGGCAGTGGGGGGCCCCTCCTCAGCTGGCCCCTGGGCCCCGCCCCACCGCCCCGGCCCCCACAGCTGGAGAGGCACGTGGTACGGCCCCCACCTCGAAGCCCTGAGCCCGACACGCTGCCTTTGGCTGCTGGATCCGaccaccccctgccccgtgcCGCCTGGCTTCGTGTCTTCCAGCACCTCGGGCCCCGAGAGCTGTGCATTTGCATGCGAGTCTGCCGGACTTGGAGCCGCTG GTGCTATGACAAGCGTCTGTGGCCTCGAATGGACCTGAGCCGGCGAAAGTCACTGACCCCGCCCATGCTCAGTGGTGTGGTTCGTCGCCAGCCCCGAGCCCTGGACCTCAGCTGGACAGGTGTCTCCAAGAAGCAGCTCATGTGGCTTCTGAACCGACTGCAAG GCCTGCAGGAGCTGGTGCTCTCTGGCTGCTCCTGGCTCTCCGTCTCTGCCCTGGGCTCAGCCCCACTGCCGGCCCTGCGGCTCCTGGACCTTCGCTGGATTGAGGATGTTAAAGACTCCCAGCTGCGTGAGCTGCTGCTGCCTCCACCAGACACCAAACCAG GGCAAACAGAGAGCCGTGGGCGGCTGCAGGGGGTAGCAGAGCTGCGCCTGGCGGGCCTGGAGCTGACAGATGCCTCCCTGCGGCTCCTCCTGCGCCACGCACCCCAGCTGAGCGCCCTGGACCTGAGCCACTGCGCCCACGTCGGAGATCCCAGTGTCCACCTACTCACAGCCCCCACTTCCCCACTCCGGGAGACCCTGGTGCACCTCAATCTTGCTG GTTGCCACCGCCTCACGGACCACTGCCTCCCGCTGTTCCGCCGCTGCCCGCGCCTCCGCCGCCTAGACCTGCGCTCCTGCCGCCAGCTCTCACCTGAAGCTTGTGCCCGGCTGGCAGCCGCTGGGCCCCCTGGCCCCTTCCGCTGCCCAGAGGAGAAGCTACTTCTCAAGGACAGCTAG
- the FBXL19 gene encoding F-box/LRR-repeat protein 19 isoform X5 has protein sequence MRRSLTAGSALDAPRKAGPARIQVKGGRERHLKKVGGDACLLRGSDPGGPGLLPPRVLNPSQAFSSCHPGLPPENWEKPKPPLASAEGPAVPSPSPQREKLERFKRMCQLLERVPDTSSSSSDSDSDSDSSGTSLSEDEAPGEARNGRRPARGSSGEKENRGGRRAVRPGSGGPLLSWPLGPAPPPRPPQLERHVVRPPPRSPEPDTLPLAAGSDHPLPRAAWLRVFQHLGPRELCICMRVCRTWSRWCYDKRLWPRMDLSRRKSLTPPMLSGVVRRQPRALDLSWTGVSKKQLMWLLNRLQGLQELVLSGCSWLSVSALGSAPLPALRLLDLRWIEDVKDSQLRELLLPPPDTKPGQTESRGRLQGVAELRLAGLELTDASLRLLLRHAPQLSALDLSHCAHVGDPSVHLLTAPTSPLRETLVHLNLAGCHRLTDHCLPLFRRCPRLRRLDLRSCRQLSPEACARLAAAGPPGPFRCPEEKLLLKDS, from the exons GTGAAAGGAGGCCGAGAGAGGCACCTGAAGAAGGTGGGTGGAGATGCCTGCCTCCTCCGAGGATCGGACCCAGGCGGCCCCGGCCTTCTGCCCCCCAGGGTTCTGAATCCAAGCCAGGCTTTCTCGTCCTGCCACCCTGGGCTCCCTCCCGAGAACTGGGAG AAACCAAAGCCGCCTTTGGCCTCTGCTGAGGGCCCGGCAGTGCCGTCCCCATCGCCACAGAGGGAGAAGCTAGAACGTTTCAAGCGCATGTGCCAGCTGCTGGAGCGGGTGCCTGACACCTCCTCGTCCTCCTCAGACTCGGATTCTGACTCCGACTCTTCAGGCACATCGCTGAGTGAGGATGAGGCCCCTGGCGAGGCCCGGAATGGGCGACGGCCAGCCCGGGGCAGCTCGGGCGAGAAGGAGAACCGCGGGGGGCGGCGGGCTGTGCGCCCTGGCAGTGGGGGGCCCCTCCTCAGCTGGCCCCTGGGCCCCGCCCCACCGCCCCGGCCCCCACAGCTGGAGAGGCACGTGGTACGGCCCCCACCTCGAAGCCCTGAGCCCGACACGCTGCCTTTGGCTGCTGGATCCGaccaccccctgccccgtgcCGCCTGGCTTCGTGTCTTCCAGCACCTCGGGCCCCGAGAGCTGTGCATTTGCATGCGAGTCTGCCGGACTTGGAGCCGCTG GTGCTATGACAAGCGTCTGTGGCCTCGAATGGACCTGAGCCGGCGAAAGTCACTGACCCCGCCCATGCTCAGTGGTGTGGTTCGTCGCCAGCCCCGAGCCCTGGACCTCAGCTGGACAGGTGTCTCCAAGAAGCAGCTCATGTGGCTTCTGAACCGACTGCAAG GCCTGCAGGAGCTGGTGCTCTCTGGCTGCTCCTGGCTCTCCGTCTCTGCCCTGGGCTCAGCCCCACTGCCGGCCCTGCGGCTCCTGGACCTTCGCTGGATTGAGGATGTTAAAGACTCCCAGCTGCGTGAGCTGCTGCTGCCTCCACCAGACACCAAACCAG GGCAAACAGAGAGCCGTGGGCGGCTGCAGGGGGTAGCAGAGCTGCGCCTGGCGGGCCTGGAGCTGACAGATGCCTCCCTGCGGCTCCTCCTGCGCCACGCACCCCAGCTGAGCGCCCTGGACCTGAGCCACTGCGCCCACGTCGGAGATCCCAGTGTCCACCTACTCACAGCCCCCACTTCCCCACTCCGGGAGACCCTGGTGCACCTCAATCTTGCTG GTTGCCACCGCCTCACGGACCACTGCCTCCCGCTGTTCCGCCGCTGCCCGCGCCTCCGCCGCCTAGACCTGCGCTCCTGCCGCCAGCTCTCACCTGAAGCTTGTGCCCGGCTGGCAGCCGCTGGGCCCCCTGGCCCCTTCCGCTGCCCAGAGGAGAAGCTACTTCTCAAGGACAGCTAG